A window of the Vibrio fluvialis genome harbors these coding sequences:
- the guaB gene encoding IMP dehydrogenase, translating to MLRIAKEALTFDDVLLVPAHSTVLPNTADLRTQLTKNIQLNIPMISASMDTVTEARLAIALAQEGGIGFIHKNMSIEQQAAEVRQVKKFEAGVVTDPVTVSPDATIADVIALTEKHGFAGFPVVTESNELVGIITGRDVRFVTDLSKKVSAVMTPKERLAEVKEGATRAEVQEKMHEARVEKVLVVNDEFQLTGMITAKDFHKAERKPNACKDARGRLRVGAAVGAGAGNEARVAALVEAGVDVLLIDSSHGHSEGVLNRIRETRAAYPDLDIIGGNVATGAGAKALIEAGVSAVKVGIGPGSICTTRIVTGVGVPQITAISDAAEVANQYGIPVIADGGIRFSGDICKAIAAGASCVMVGSMFAGTEEAPGEVILYNGRSYKAYRGMGSLGAMSQGSSDRYFQSDNAADKLVPEGIEGRIAYKGRLKEIVHQQMGGLRSSMGLTGSATIEDMRTKAEFVRISGAGMAESHVHDVQITKEAPNYRLG from the coding sequence ATGCTAAGAATTGCCAAAGAAGCGCTGACATTCGATGACGTCCTACTGGTGCCAGCACACTCCACCGTTCTCCCAAATACCGCTGATCTTCGCACTCAGCTGACGAAAAACATCCAACTGAACATCCCAATGATCTCTGCGTCGATGGATACCGTGACGGAAGCCCGTCTGGCTATCGCTCTGGCTCAGGAAGGTGGCATTGGCTTTATCCACAAGAACATGTCTATCGAGCAGCAAGCTGCCGAAGTTCGTCAGGTGAAGAAATTCGAAGCTGGCGTAGTTACCGACCCTGTCACTGTTAGCCCGGATGCAACCATTGCTGATGTGATTGCCCTGACTGAAAAGCATGGCTTTGCTGGCTTCCCAGTGGTAACGGAAAGCAACGAACTGGTGGGTATCATCACTGGTCGTGATGTTCGTTTTGTAACAGACCTATCTAAGAAAGTTTCAGCAGTGATGACTCCGAAAGAGCGTCTGGCTGAGGTAAAAGAAGGCGCAACTCGCGCTGAAGTTCAAGAAAAAATGCACGAAGCGCGTGTTGAGAAAGTACTGGTTGTGAATGATGAGTTCCAACTGACCGGTATGATCACTGCGAAAGACTTCCACAAAGCTGAACGTAAACCAAATGCATGTAAAGATGCGCGTGGCCGCCTACGTGTAGGTGCTGCGGTTGGTGCTGGCGCAGGTAACGAAGCGCGTGTTGCTGCTCTGGTTGAAGCTGGCGTTGACGTTCTACTTATTGACTCTTCACACGGTCACTCTGAAGGTGTACTAAACCGTATTCGCGAAACACGCGCAGCGTACCCAGATCTCGATATCATCGGCGGCAACGTCGCAACTGGCGCAGGTGCTAAAGCACTGATCGAAGCGGGTGTCAGTGCTGTTAAAGTGGGTATCGGCCCTGGCTCTATCTGTACGACTCGCATCGTGACTGGTGTTGGTGTACCGCAAATTACCGCGATTTCTGATGCTGCTGAAGTAGCGAATCAATACGGTATTCCAGTGATTGCTGACGGCGGTATCCGTTTCTCTGGCGATATTTGTAAAGCGATTGCCGCAGGTGCATCTTGCGTGATGGTTGGCTCAATGTTTGCGGGTACTGAAGAAGCACCTGGCGAAGTGATTCTGTACAACGGTCGTTCGTACAAAGCATACCGTGGTATGGGTTCTCTGGGCGCGATGTCTCAAGGTTCTTCTGATCGCTACTTCCAATCTGATAACGCAGCGGACAAGTTGGTTCCTGAAGGTATCGAAGGCCGTATCGCATATAAAGGTCGTCTGAAAGAGATCGTTCATCAACAGATGGGTGGTTTACGTTCAAGCATGGGTCTGACCGGTTCAGCGACGATTGAAGATATGCGTACTAAAGCAGAATTTGTACGTATCTCTGGCGCTGGTATGGCAGAGTCTCACGTACACGACGTTCAAATCACGAAAGAAGCACCAAACTATCGTTTGGGTTAA
- the xseA gene encoding exodeoxyribonuclease VII large subunit — protein sequence MSEPSLTNPNIYTVSRLNAEVRLLLENEMGIVWLLGEISNFSAPVSGHWYLTLKDSRAQVKCAMFKGSNRLVRFKPQNGQQVLVKARLSLYEPRGDYQIIIESMQPEGDGRLQQEFDQLKMQLAAEGLFAQTLKKPLPEHPRCVGIITSKTGAALHDILQVLKRRDPSLPIIIYPTLVQGEDAAIQIAQAIGRANAREECDVLIVGRGGGSLEDLWCFNHEIVARTIAASQIPIISAVGHEIDVTIADFVADVRAPTPSAAAELVSRDNSHKKQAFQGYEHKLASAMRHYFAEQKVSLKQLQYRLDKQHPMYRLQRQQQQLDELSMRLERAVQKQLNGTRQHLAKQQHRLQLLSPEKTLREQRYTLALRERNLIDAMQRQLVMSRHRFTRLIDKLDTVSPLATLSRGYSITQTAQGKIVRQATDVKTGDQLITRLADGDVHSTVN from the coding sequence ATTAGCGAGCCTTCTTTGACCAATCCAAACATCTATACCGTTTCCCGTCTCAATGCTGAAGTCCGGTTATTACTGGAAAATGAAATGGGCATTGTGTGGTTGCTTGGTGAGATCTCAAACTTCTCCGCTCCTGTCTCTGGTCACTGGTACCTGACCCTCAAAGATTCCCGCGCACAAGTTAAATGTGCGATGTTCAAAGGCAGTAACCGTTTGGTTCGCTTTAAGCCGCAAAATGGTCAGCAAGTGTTGGTTAAAGCGCGCTTATCGCTGTATGAGCCGCGTGGTGATTACCAAATCATCATTGAAAGCATGCAGCCAGAGGGAGATGGTCGCCTGCAGCAGGAATTTGATCAGCTGAAGATGCAACTGGCCGCAGAAGGTCTGTTTGCCCAGACGTTGAAAAAGCCGCTACCAGAGCATCCACGTTGCGTCGGCATTATTACCTCTAAAACCGGCGCTGCCCTGCACGATATTCTGCAAGTACTCAAACGCCGCGATCCCAGCTTGCCAATCATTATTTATCCTACTCTGGTTCAGGGTGAAGACGCCGCGATTCAGATCGCCCAAGCGATTGGACGCGCCAACGCACGTGAAGAGTGTGATGTGTTGATCGTCGGCCGCGGCGGAGGTTCTTTAGAAGATCTGTGGTGCTTTAACCATGAGATTGTCGCGCGCACTATTGCAGCCAGTCAGATCCCGATCATCAGTGCCGTCGGGCACGAAATCGATGTTACCATTGCCGACTTTGTGGCTGATGTACGCGCACCGACGCCTTCAGCGGCGGCTGAACTCGTTAGTCGTGACAACAGTCATAAAAAGCAGGCGTTTCAGGGCTATGAGCACAAGCTCGCCAGTGCGATGCGCCACTATTTCGCCGAGCAAAAAGTCAGCCTCAAGCAACTGCAATACCGTTTAGATAAACAGCACCCCATGTATCGCCTGCAGCGCCAGCAGCAACAACTTGATGAGCTGAGCATGCGCCTGGAGCGCGCGGTACAGAAACAGCTCAATGGCACTCGCCAGCATCTGGCTAAGCAGCAACATCGCCTGCAACTGCTGTCTCCAGAGAAGACGTTGCGTGAACAACGATATACATTAGCTCTGCGCGAGCGCAATCTGATTGACGCGATGCAGCGTCAGTTGGTGATGTCCCGACATCGTTTTACCCGCCTTATCGACAAACTCGATACGGTAAGTCCTCTGGCCACCCTTTCTCGAGGTTATTCGATCACTCAAACCGCACAAGGCAAGATTGTTCGACAAGCGACGGATGTGAAAACGGGCGATCAACTGATCACCCGTTTAGCAGATGGCGACGTTCACTCGACCGTAAATTGA
- a CDS encoding zinc ribbon domain-containing protein: protein MSNLCPACQQELEWDGQYHCTHCEDHYKKIGYCPDCGAELEKLQACGAANYFCNSCNELKSKSRVRFEFEKQ, encoded by the coding sequence ATGAGTAATCTATGTCCGGCCTGTCAACAAGAGCTGGAATGGGATGGCCAGTATCACTGCACCCATTGCGAAGATCACTACAAGAAAATCGGTTATTGTCCGGATTGTGGTGCAGAGTTGGAAAAGCTGCAGGCATGCGGCGCGGCTAATTATTTTTGTAACAGTTGCAATGAACTGAAATCCAAATCGCGTGTGCGCTTTGAATTTGAAAAGCAGTAA